A region from the Arachis ipaensis cultivar K30076 chromosome B01, Araip1.1, whole genome shotgun sequence genome encodes:
- the LOC107643505 gene encoding uncharacterized protein LOC107643505 has translation MASTSAVSMAMPLTYAGQKRVVPSSETFFKPLPLRNSKAVAASKPSGRVQVRASMKEKVVTGLTAAALTASMMVPDVAEAAVTPSLKNFLLSIAAGGVVAVAIVGAVIGVANFDPVKRS, from the coding sequence ATGGCTTCAACTTCAGCAGTTTCGATGGCCATGCCACTAACTTACGCAGGCCAGAAGAGGGTGGTGCCAAGCTCCGAGACATTCTTCAAGCCACTCCCACTGCGTAATTCAAAGGCCGTGGCAGCATCAAAACCCAGTGGAAGGGTTCAGGTGAGGGCATCCATGAAGGAGAAGGTCGTGACGGGGCTGACGGCGGCTGCATTGACGGCGTCGATGATGGTTCCTGATGTGGCTGAAGCTGCTGTCACTCCTTCTCTCAAGAACTTCTTGCTCAGCATCGCAGCTGGTGGAGTTGTGGCTGTAGCAATCGTTGGTGCCGTCATCGGTGTTGCGAATTTCGATCCTGTTAAGCGAAGCTGA
- the LOC107643496 gene encoding replication protein A 70 kDa DNA-binding subunit A yields the protein MPVNLTADAIPAIVAGDVNSKPLLQVLEIKLISNSKQQERYRLLLSDAVSSQHAMLATQLNDRVTTGQVKKGSVVQLIEYICSPIQNRKIVVVLNMETIIPECEIIGNPISFVESDLPAQGASLSNTMQNLSKSSYYQLPPQNTSYNVQNFQLPPKNASSYVQNFRPTVQTAYKPPPVYKGQGAILRNEAPSRVIPISALNPYQGRWAIKARVTAKGDLRRYNNARGDGKVFSFDLLDSEGGEIRVTCFNAVVDRFYDAIEVGRVYLISKGSLKPAQKNFNHLKNDWEILLESTSTLELFPEEDGSIPKQQFSFKPINDIENVDNNSILDVIGVVTCVNPSVPILRKNGMETQKRILNLKDWTGRSVELTLWGEFCNKEGKNLQEMVDAGLFPILAVKAGKVNDFSGKSIGTISATQFFINPDFPEARSLREWFDRVGKDSASLSISKDIIPGGSKNDVRKTLSQIKDEGLGRSDKPDWITVRAAVSFIKTDSFCYTACPLKIGERQCNKKVTKSGNSRWQCDRCNQEFDECDYRFLLQAQILDHTGIAWVTAFQETGEEIMGFSAKELYLLKHEQEDDEKFIGIIKSRLFNEFVLRLKIKEELYGDEQRLKITVAKADKVDYSSECKYVLDLISKFGRQ from the exons ATGCCGGTGAATCTGACGGCGGACGCGATCCCGGCGATCGTAGCAGGCGACGTTAACTCGAAGCCACTGTTGCAGGTTCTGGAAATCAAGTTGATTTCGAACAGCAAGCAGCAGGAGAGGTACCGGCTTCTGCTATCCGATGCGGTTTCTTCTCAGCACGCTATGCTTGCCACTCAGCTCAACGATCGGGTCACAACCGGACAAGTTAAGAAAGGTTCAGTCGTTCAGCTCATCGAGTACATTTGCAGTCCTATTCAAAACCGCAA GATTGTTGTGGTGCTGAACATGGAAACTATAATACCAGAATGCGAGATCATTGGAAATCCAATATCATTTGTGGAATCTGATTTACCAGCCCAGGGTGCTTCACTAAGTAATACAATGCAGAACTTGTCCAAGAGTAGTTATTATCAGCTGCCACCGCAAAATACAAGTTATAATGTCCAGAATTTCCAGCTGCCACCGAAGAATGCAAGTTCCTATGTGCAAAATTTCCGGCCAACTGTTCAAACTGCTTACAAACCGCCACCAGTTTACAAAGGCCAAGGTGCAATTCTGAGGAATGAGGCCCCGTCACGTGTTATTCCTATATCCGCTCTGAATCCTTATCAAGGTCGGTGGGCCATCAAGGCAAGGGTGACTGCAAAGGGGGATCTGCGCCGCTATAATAATGCCCGGGGAGATGGTAAAGTCTTCTCCTTTGATCTCCTTGACTCTGAAGGTGGTGAAATACGAGTGACCTGTTTTAATGCTGTTGTTGATCGATTCTATGATGCGATTGAGGTTGGAAGAGTTTACTTGATATCTAAAGGTAGCCTAAAACCTGCACAGAAGAACTTTAACCATTTGAAGAATGACTGGGAAATTCTTTTGGAGTCGACATCAACTCTTGAACTTTTCCCCGAGGAAGATGGTTCTATACCTAAACAGCAATTTTCGTTTAAGCCTATCAATGATATTGAGAACGTTGACAATAACTCCATACTTGATGTTATTGGGGTTGTGACTTGTGTGAATCCATCAGTTCCCATCTTGAGGAAGAATGGAATGGAAACCCAGAAAAGAATTTTGAATCTGAAGGACTGGACTGGAAGGAGTGTTGAACTGACCCTTTGGGGTGAATTTTGCAACAAGGAAGGGAAAAATTTGCAAGAAATGGTCGATGCTGGATTGTTTCCCATTCTGGCAGTCAAAGCTGGGAAGGTCAATGACTTTAGTGGAAAATCCATAGGGACTATCTCTGCCACACAGTTTTTCATAAATCCTGATTTTCCTGAGGCACGTAGCTTAAGAGAATGGTTTGATCGAGTGGGAAAAGATTCTGCTTCTCTGTCCATTTCTAAGGATATCATACCCGGAGGATCTAAGAATGATGTACGTAAAACTCTGTCTCAGATCAAGGATGAAGGTCTTGGGCGTTCGGATAAGCCAGATTGGATAACAGTGAGGGCAGCTGTATCTTTCATCAAGACAGATTCGTTCTGTTACACAGCTTGCCCTCTGAAGATTGGAGAGCGACAGTGCAATAAGAAAGTGACCAAATCAGGAAACTCGAGGTGGCAGTGTGATAGGTGCAACCAAGAGTTTGATGAGTGCGATTACCGGTTTCTTCTTCAAGCTCAAATTCTGGATCACACTGGAATTGCTTGGGTAACTGCTTTTCAGGAAACAGGGGAAGAGATTATGGGCTTCTCGGCGAAGGAATTGTACTTATTGAAGCATGaacaagaggatgatgagaaGTTCATAGGAATAATCAAGAGTAGACTGTTCAATGAGTTTGTCTTGAGGCTGAAAATCAAAGAGGAATTATATGGTGATGAACAGAGGTTGAAGATTACAGTAGCAAAGGCAGATAAGGTGGATTACTCTTCGGAGTGTAAGTACGTGCTTGATTTGATTTCGAAATTCGGTAGGCAGTAA
- the LOC107620556 gene encoding E3 ubiquitin-protein ligase EL5-like, whose translation MGDVLSPYTLSPPPSSSSSSTKSNIIMLYYGLAVVGTAAIALALYNYCVIRRCSRQQQPHPETTSGLVEVVVSRNMSFENSQSNLLSSFKYKKEEAEKKEKAQKEEEEEGDDDGSYDECPVCLSVFEEGEEVRKLPRCKHSFHAQCIDMWLHSHFDCPVCRTPVGPFFRRFPPETNNNSVEELPESGGV comes from the coding sequence ATGGGTGACGTTCTAAGCCCCTACACACTTTCACCCCCaccatcttcatcatcttcttcaacaAAGTCCAACATTATCATGCTATATTATGGCCTGGCAGTTGTTGGAACCGCCGCAATAGCGCTAGCACTTTACAACTACTGCGTCATCAGAAGATGCAGCCGGCAACAACAACCGCATCCCGAAACAACAAGTGGGTTGGTCGAGGTTGTCGTGTCAAGAAACATGAGCTTCGAGAATTCGCAAAGTAACTTGCTCTCAAGCTTCAAGTACAAGAAAGAAGAAGCAGAGAAAAAGGAGAAAgcccaaaaagaagaagaagaagaaggtgatgATGATGGTTCTTATGATGAGTGCCCAGTTTGTTTATCGGTTTTCGAAGAAGGTGAAGAAGTGAGGAAGCTTCCGAGATGCAAGCACTCTTTTCATGCTCAGTGTATAGATATGTGGCTTCACTCTCATTTTGATTGCCCTGTTTGCCGTACACCGGTGGGGCCTTTCTTCCGCCGTTTTCCGCCGGAGACTAATAATAATTCCGTTGAGGAGTTGCCGGAATCCGGTGGTGTGTGA
- the LOC107643526 gene encoding transcription factor TT2-like isoform X1 gives MGRSPCCSKDEDLKRGAWTAEEDKILIDYIRVHGHGRWRNLPQKAGLKRCGKSCRLRWLNYLGPDIKRGNISSDEEELIIRLHNLLGNRWSLIAGRLPGRTDNEIKNYWNTNLSKRMKDNKDHNKETTTSSSNPKHPQTEPTPFKIDLPVIRTKATKCSKPLLINNNAQQSTPIPLLLDASAAAAGSEANNNKNIVSSIASNHKELLSKNYNSNDEFLPFFSEDDDKEILSMTDLLIDDYCNLTDADGGLNDLLINSDVSDLCYEVLLSPYSDQPTTIFSDDILNQWTHSYFDDADDHINHDDDSIVDRHCHQSNDKEIE, from the exons ATGGGGAGAAGCCCTTGTTGCTCAAAAGATGAGGACTTGAAAAGAGGTGCTTGGACTGCTGAAGAAGACAAAATCCTCATAGACTACATTAGGGTCCATGGCCATGGAAGATGGAGAAACCTCCCCCAAAAAGCAG GTTTAAAAAGATGTGGCAAAAGTTGTAGACTGCGATGGTTGAACTATCTAGGACCAGACATCAAAAGAGGCAATATATCCTCTGATGAAGAAGAACTCATCATCAGACTTCACAACCTCCTGGGAAATAG GTGGTCTCTAATAGCTGGGAGGCTTCCGGGGAGAACAGACAATGAGATCAAGAACTATTGGAACACCAACTTGAGTAAGAGGATGAAAGATAACAAGGATCACAACAAAGAAACAACCacctcttcttcgaatccaaAACACCCTCAAACAGAACCAACCCCTTTTAAGATTGACTTACCTGTAATCCGAACAAAGGCTACAAAGTGCTCAAAGCCATTACTTATAAATAACAATGCACAACAATCAACACCAATACCTTTGCTTCTGGATGcttctgctgctgctgctggttCTGAAGCCAACAACAATAAGAATATCGTTTCATCAATAGCAAGTAACCACAAAGAACTACTCTCAAAGAACTACAATAGTAATGATGAGTTTTTGCCCTTCTTCAGTGAAGATGATGACAAAGAAATACTCTCAATGACAGATTTGCTAATAGACGATTATTGTAATCTTACCGATGCTGATGGCGGCTTAAATGATCTTCTCATCAACTCTGATGTCTCTGATCTCTGTTATGAGGTATTATTATCGCCTTATTCGGACCAACCCACCACCATCTTCTCCGATGACATCCTCAATCAATGGACACATAGCTATTTCGATGATGCTGATGATCACATTAATCATGATGATGACTCAATCGTCGACCGTCATTGTCACCAGTCAAATGACAAGGAGATAGAATAA
- the LOC107620548 gene encoding vacuolar protein sorting-associated protein 2 homolog 1, translating to MSFIFGKRKTPAELLRENKRMLDKSIREIERERQGLQSQEKKLILEIKKSAKQGQMGAVRVMAKDLVRTRHQIEKFYKLKSQLQGVSLRIQTLKSTQAMGEAMKGVTKAMGQMNRQMNLPSLQKIMQEFERQNEKMELVTEVMGDAIDDAMEGDEEEEETEELVNQVLDEIGIDMNQELVNAPSSSVAAPAAKTKVPQVETAANDDAGIDSDLQARLDNLRKM from the exons ATGAGTTTCATCTTCGGAAAAAGAAAAACCCCCGCAG AATTGCTGCGGGAAAATAAGAGAATGTTGGACAAATCAATTAGAGAAATAGAGCGAGAGAGACAAGGATTACAATCACAGGAGAAGAAATTGATTTTAGAGATAAAGAAAAGTGCAAAACAAGGCCAGATG GGTGCTGTTAGAGTGATGGCAAAAGATCTTGTTAGAACAAGGCATCAAATTGAAAAGTTTTATAAGCTTAAATCGCAGCTTCAGGGCGTATCACTCAGGATTCAA ACTTTGAAGTCAACACAAGCCATGGGTGAGGCAATGAAAGGTGTGACCAAGGCAATGGGACAGATGAATAGGCAGATGAACTTGCCATCTTTGCAGAAAATCATGCAAGAATTTGAGAGACAGAACGAGAAGATGGAATTGGTAACTGAGGTGATGGGAGATGCAATAGATGATGCTATGGAAGGggacgaggaagaagaagaaaccgAAGAACTAGTGAACCAGGTTCTCGATGAGATCGGAATTGACATGAACCAAGag CTTGTGAATGCTCCGTCATCGTCTGTTGCAGCGCCAGCTGCAAAGACTAAGGTGCCTCAAGTTGAAACTGCTGCGAATGATGATGCCGGGATAGATAGTGATTTACAGGCAAGATTAGACAATTTAAGAAAGATGTAA
- the LOC107643521 gene encoding protein ELF4-LIKE 4, giving the protein MEGDTFSGLGNGTQIDSKILQSFQKSFVQVQNILDQNRVLINEINQNHESKVPDNLSRNVGLIRELNNNIRRVVDLYADLSSNFTKSMEVSSEGDSSGAVKSDGKATQKRHRPT; this is encoded by the coding sequence ATGGAGGGTGACACATTCTCTGGGCTTGGCAATGGTACTCAAATTGATAGCAAGATTTTGCAGTCATTTCAGAAGAGCTTTGTTCAAGTGCAGAACATCTTGGATCAGAACAGGGTTCTCATCAATGAGATAAACCAGAATCATGAGTCCAAGGTGCCTGACAACCTAAGCAGGAACGTTGGCCTTATTAGGGAGCTCAACAACAACATAAGAAGAGTGGTTGACCTCTATGCTGATCTTTCAAGCAACTTTACCAAATCCATGGAAGTTTCTTCTgaaggggattccagtggtgctgtGAAATCAGATGGTAAAGCCACCCAAAAGCGACACAGGCCTACTTAG
- the LOC107643526 gene encoding transcription factor MYB8-like isoform X2 → MGRSPCCSKDEDLKRGAWTAEEDKILIDYIRVHGHGRWRNLPQKAGLKRCGKSCRLRWLNYLGPDIKRGNISSDEEELIIRLHNLLGNRWSLIAGRLPGRTDNEIKNYWNTNLSKRMKDNKDHNKETTTSSSNPKHPQTEPTPFKIDLPVIRTKATKCSKPLLINNNAQQSTPIPLLLDASAAAADDYCNLTDADGGLNDLLINSDVSDLCYEVLLSPYSDQPTTIFSDDILNQWTHSYFDDADDHINHDDDSIVDRHCHQSNDKEIE, encoded by the exons ATGGGGAGAAGCCCTTGTTGCTCAAAAGATGAGGACTTGAAAAGAGGTGCTTGGACTGCTGAAGAAGACAAAATCCTCATAGACTACATTAGGGTCCATGGCCATGGAAGATGGAGAAACCTCCCCCAAAAAGCAG GTTTAAAAAGATGTGGCAAAAGTTGTAGACTGCGATGGTTGAACTATCTAGGACCAGACATCAAAAGAGGCAATATATCCTCTGATGAAGAAGAACTCATCATCAGACTTCACAACCTCCTGGGAAATAG GTGGTCTCTAATAGCTGGGAGGCTTCCGGGGAGAACAGACAATGAGATCAAGAACTATTGGAACACCAACTTGAGTAAGAGGATGAAAGATAACAAGGATCACAACAAAGAAACAACCacctcttcttcgaatccaaAACACCCTCAAACAGAACCAACCCCTTTTAAGATTGACTTACCTGTAATCCGAACAAAGGCTACAAAGTGCTCAAAGCCATTACTTATAAATAACAATGCACAACAATCAACACCAATACCTTTGCTTCTGGATGcttctgctgctgctgctg ACGATTATTGTAATCTTACCGATGCTGATGGCGGCTTAAATGATCTTCTCATCAACTCTGATGTCTCTGATCTCTGTTATGAGGTATTATTATCGCCTTATTCGGACCAACCCACCACCATCTTCTCCGATGACATCCTCAATCAATGGACACATAGCTATTTCGATGATGCTGATGATCACATTAATCATGATGATGACTCAATCGTCGACCGTCATTGTCACCAGTCAAATGACAAGGAGATAGAATAA
- the LOC107643535 gene encoding stress-response A/B barrel domain-containing protein UP3: MLGVRTHLSVPAFSSSKHLLRQHLKPHSYSSASASRPSIKMTSSSTPTQSVVEHIVLFKVKDDTKPSKVSAMVNGLSSLLSLDQVLHLTVGPVLRSRSSTLTFTHMLHSRYATKQDLDAYSAHPSHVSVVKGNVLPIIDDIMAVDWVSPALPADHLLTPPGSAIRVSFLKLKENAGDHSKDEILGVIGGMTERFKQISQLSVGENFSPARAKGYSIASLGVFPGVEELEAVVSNEDVVNAEKDKVRDHIESVVVVDYVVPPTQSASL; encoded by the coding sequence ATGCTGGGTGTCAGAACTCATCTGTCAGTGCCGGCTTTCTCATCCTCCAAACACCTTCTCCGTCAGCATCTAAAACCCCACTCCTACTCATCTGCATCAGCATCTAGACCCTCAATCAAGATGACGTCATCATCAACACCAACCCAGTCAGTGGTGGAGCACATCGTGCTCTTCAAGGTCAAAGATGACACTAAGCCTTCCAAGGTCTCTGCGATGGTCAACGGTCTCAGCTCCCTCCTCTCCCTCGACCAGGTACTCCATCTCACGGTGGGCCCCGTCCTCCGCAGCCGCTCCTCCACCCTAACCTTCACTCACATGCTCCACAGCCGCTACGCCACAAAGCAGGACCTCGACGCCTACTCCGCCCACCCTAGCCACGTCAGTGTCGTCAAGGGAAATGTCCTTCCCATTATCGATGACATCATGGCCGTCGATTGGGTCTCCCCTGCCCTCCCCGCCGACCACCTACTCACCCCGCCGGGATCGGCCATCCGCGTGAGCTTCCTGAAGCTTAAGGAGAACGCCGGCGATCACTCCAAGGACGAGATCTTGGGGGTTATCGGAGGGATGACGGAGAGATTCAAGCAGATCAGTCAGCTGAGTGTCGGTGAGAATTTCTCGCCGGCGAGGGCGAAGGGTTACTCGATTGCGTCCCTGGGGGTTTTTCCGGGGGTGGAGGAACTGGAGGCGGTGGTTTCAAATGAGGATGTGGTGAATGCTGAGAAGGATAAGGTTAGGGATCACATAGAGAGTGTGGTGGTGGTTGATTATGTTGTTCCACCTACTCAATCTGCTAGCCTTTGA
- the LOC107620539 gene encoding protein BIG GRAIN 1-like C: protein MLHTRQRSTTTTTMVQVAASSFPQRRRTPSFSSSLLDAIYHSIDESKSHLDQHQQLGITMATPYTTATTTKHNHHGGVERRTIKERMDLRRAVMLEDWIDKHTSSSSSSSSSSETDTSTYNKQHKRREGGGGGGGSFARTKLRAMKIYGELNQRVKQPISPGTGSRIASFLSSIFSSENVKKAKMCYVGAVEDVSFDHHSSSSSKSKSPPCFSSSSASSFSTRSCMMSNKTPPPPPSSKGKTSNNNNKNGGVKRSVRFYPVSVILGEDSQPCGHKCIYENDPKKNNNSTENDDDDDDDDGMSCSSSDLFELDHLIGSSAAGIRFNEELPVYETTNLETNKAIANALRF, encoded by the coding sequence ATGCTGCATACAAGGCAGagatccaccaccaccaccaccatggtTCAAGTAGCTGCCTCATCCTTCCCACAAAGGAGGAGAACTCCTTCattctcttcctctcttctcgACGCCATTTACCATTCTATCGACGAATCAAAATCCCACCTTGATCAACATCAACAACTGGGTATCACTATGGCTACTCCCTACACTACCGCCACCACCACCAAACACAACCACCATGGCGGGGTAGAGAGAAGAACCATTAAAGAGCGCATGGACCTACGCCGTGCCGTCATGTTAGAGGATTGGATCGACAAGcacacttcttcttcttcctcctcttcttcctcctcggaAACTGACACATCCACATACAACAAACAGCATAAGAGACGAGAAggtggcggcggcggcggcggtaGTTTCGCGAGGACAAAGTTAAGGGCCATGAAGATCTACGGCGAGTTGAACCAGAGAGTGAAGCAACCAATTTCACCGGGTACGGGTAGCAGAATCGCTAGCTTCCTGAGCTCAATCTTCAGCTCGGAGAATGTTAAGAAGGCAAAGATGTGTTACGTTGGTGCAGTAGAAGATGTTAGCTTCGACCACcacagtagtagtagtagtaaatCAAAGTCACCACCGTGTTTCTCTTCCTCTTCTGCTTCTTCATTTTCAACAAGGTCTTGCATGATGAGCAACAagactcctcctcctcctccatctTCGAAAGGAAAAACcagtaacaacaacaacaagaatgGCGGTGTGAAAAGGTCTGTGAGATTCTACCCTGTTAGTGTCATCCTTGGTGAAGATTCTCAACCATGCGGCCACAAGTGTATTTACGAGAATGACCCTAAAAAGAACAATAACAGTacagagaatgatgatgatgatgatgatgatgatggtatgAGTTGTTCAAGTTCAGATTTGTTTGAGTTGGATCACCTTATTGGATCATCAGCTGCAGGAATTAGATTCAATGAAGAGCTTCCTGTTTATGAAACCACCAATTTAGAAACAAATAAAGCAATTGCTAATGCTTTGCGTTTTtag
- the LOC107643514 gene encoding 40S ribosomal protein S3-2, with the protein MAAIQMSKKRKFVADGVFFAELNEVLTRELAEDGYSGVEVRVTPMRTEIIIRATRTQAVLGEKGRRIRELTSVVQKRFKFPENSVELYAERVNNRGLCAIAQAESLRYKLLGGLAVRRACYGVLRFVMENGAKGCEVIVSGKLRAQRAKSMKFKDGYMISSGQPVKDYIDSAVRHVLLRQGVLGIKVKIMLDWDPKGKLGPKTPLPDIVTIHPPKEEEEYNRIPAAAAVPALANDIEAPAVPVA; encoded by the exons ATGGCGGCGATTCAGATGAGCAAGAAGCGAAAG TTCGTAGCTGACGGAGTTTTCTTCGCGGAGCTGAATGAGGTTCTTACCAGAGAGCTTGCTGAGGATGGCTACTCCGGTGTTGAGGTTAGAGTTACCCCAATGCGTACCGAGATCATTATCAGAGCTACCAGAACCCAAGCAGTTCTTG GTGAGAAGGGAAGGAGAATCAGGGAGCTAACATCGGTGGTGCAGAAGAGATTTAAGTTTCCTGAGAACAGTGTTGAATTGTATGCTGAGAGGGTCAACAACAGGGGCTTGTGCGCTATTGCTCAAGCCGAATCCCTTCGGTACAAGCTTCTTGGTGGCCTTGCTGTAAGAAG GGCCTGCTATGGTGTTTTGAGGTTTGTTATGGAAAATGGTGCCAAGGGATGCGAG GTCATCGTTAGTGGCAAGTTGAGAGCTCAGCGAGCTAAATCCATGAAGTTCAAGGACGGGTACATGATTTCCTCAGGGCAACCAGTCAAGGACTACATTGATTCTGCTGTAAGACATGTACTCCTTAGGCAG GGTGTTCTTGGTATTAAGGTGAAGATCATGCTTGATTGGGATCCTAAAGGGAAGCTTGGTCCCAAAACTCCCCTTCCTGATATTGTCACTATTCACCCACCGAAGGAGGAAGAAGAATACAACAGGATTCCTGCCGCAGCTGCCGTTCCAGCCTTGGCAAATGATATTGAGGCCCCTGCGGTCCCGGTTGCATGA
- the LOC107643546 gene encoding stress-response A/B barrel domain-containing protein UP3: MSNNIIEHVVLFKVKDDVAPSEVDAMVNRINSLNSLDQTLHLTMAPLLSFRSTQASLNFTHILHARYNSKHDLEEYTVHPSHVAVVKVNAPLCQDIMALDWVANENLRGESVILAPGSAVQVTFFKLKEGLEDRVDEILRAVMEIQEELKTKGAVQVTCGDNFSPGRAKGFSMALLVVFPGLKELEASDSHVDIHKNHKIKDYLECVMVVDFVVPSLTASN; this comes from the coding sequence ATGTCAAACAATATAATCGAGCATGTGGTGTTGTTCAAGGTGAAGGACGATGTTGCCCCTTCGGAGGTGGACGCCATGGTCAACCGAATCAACTCCCTGAACTCCCTCGATCAGACCCTTCACCTCACCATGGCCCCACTCCTAAGCTTCCGATCCACACAAGCTTCCTTGAACTTCACTCACATCCTCCACGCCCGCTACAACTCCAAGCACGACCTTGAGGAATACACGGTGCACCCCAGCCACGTGGCAGTCGTCAAGGTCAACGCTCCCTTGTGCCAAGACATCATGGCTCTTGATTGGGTCGCCAATGAAAACCTCCGGGGTGAATCGGTAATTCTGGCACCGGGATCGGCCGTTCAGGTCACGTTCTTCAAGTTGAAGGAGGGTTTGGAAGATCGTGTTGATGAGATTCTGAGGGCAGTAATGGAAATTCAAGAGGAGCTGAAAACCAAAGGCGCTGTTCAGGTGACTTGCGGGGACAATTTTTCTCCTGGCAGAGCCAAAGGATTCTCCATGGCTTTGCTTGTGGTTTTTCCTGGCTTGAAGGAATTGGAGGCTTCGGATTCTCATGTAGATATACACAAGAATCATAAGATTAAGGACTATCTTGAGTGCGTTATGGTCGTTGATTTTGTGGTACCTTCACTCACAGCTTCTAATTAG